A window of the Candidatus Liberibacter solanacearum CLso-ZC1 genome harbors these coding sequences:
- the sucD gene encoding succinate--CoA ligase subunit alpha — MSILVDKNTKVLVQGLTGKAGTFHTEQAILYCQTQIVGGIHPKKGGTCWVGGNVNVPVFVSVAEAKEHTGANASVIYVPPSGAGDAIIESIKAEIPLIVCITEGIPFLDMVRVKAYLENSSSRLIGPNCPGVLTPEECKIGIMPGSIFRKGSVGILSRSGTLTYEAVFQTSQEGLGQSTAVGIGGDPVKGSEFIDILELFLADKETESIIMVGEIGGSAEEDAANFLKDEAKCGRKKPVVGFVAGKTAPPGRTMGHAGAVIYGGQGSAEDKIAAMQEAGIRIASSPARMGKTLVELLGGL, encoded by the coding sequence GTGTCTATCTTAGTTGATAAGAATACGAAAGTTCTTGTTCAGGGATTAACGGGCAAGGCTGGAACTTTTCATACGGAGCAAGCTATTCTTTATTGTCAGACACAGATTGTCGGAGGGATACATCCTAAGAAAGGTGGTACCTGTTGGGTTGGTGGGAATGTTAATGTTCCTGTTTTTGTTTCTGTTGCAGAAGCCAAAGAGCATACGGGAGCAAATGCTTCTGTCATATATGTTCCTCCTAGTGGAGCTGGTGATGCTATCATTGAATCTATCAAAGCAGAGATTCCCTTGATTGTTTGTATTACAGAAGGGATACCATTTTTGGATATGGTTCGGGTAAAAGCGTATCTTGAGAATTCTTCTTCGCGACTTATTGGTCCGAATTGTCCCGGTGTTTTGACTCCTGAGGAGTGTAAAATAGGGATTATGCCTGGCTCTATTTTTCGCAAAGGGTCTGTGGGTATTTTATCTCGTTCTGGTACTTTAACTTATGAGGCTGTATTTCAAACATCGCAAGAGGGATTGGGGCAAAGCACAGCTGTTGGTATTGGTGGTGATCCTGTTAAGGGCAGTGAATTTATTGATATTCTTGAGTTGTTTTTAGCGGATAAGGAAACTGAATCAATCATCATGGTTGGTGAGATTGGAGGATCTGCAGAAGAAGATGCAGCTAATTTCTTAAAAGATGAAGCGAAGTGTGGGCGTAAAAAGCCGGTGGTTGGATTTGTTGCTGGGAAGACAGCGCCTCCTGGTCGGACTATGGGACATGCTGGTGCAGTGATTTATGGTGGACAAGGAAGTGCTGAAGATAAAATAGCCGCAATGCAAGAGGCGGGTATTCGTATTGCATCTTCTCCTGCTCGTATGGGTAAAACCCTTGTAGAGTTATTAGGTGGTTTATGA